The following are from one region of the Mangifera indica cultivar Alphonso chromosome 14, CATAS_Mindica_2.1, whole genome shotgun sequence genome:
- the LOC123195586 gene encoding uncharacterized protein LOC123195586 isoform X3: protein MADRKLDLPDDLLSFKTLDQHRSVKDEAWEGTGEEKSLMGLLDESKDQATSENSIPLSPQWLYAKPVDPKTLTTGGEMRIPNSLPLANTTDTNLKDSWRLDGSQDKKDWRKTVPDIESSRRWREEERETGILGRRDRRKEDRRADVTSSRDISETRALSSADRWHDPSNRTSGHESRRDSKWSSRWGPEDKEKETRTEKRTEAEKEDTQIDRQYFASGNRTTSERDNDSRDKWRPRHRMEVHAGGSAAYRSAPGFGLERGRVESSNIRFAPGRGRSTISGSLQIGRPPHVSVIGSVPVGKISSSSAVYCYPRGKLLDIYRKQKPLPNFDSIPDEMDHLSPITEVASIEPLAFVAPDAEEEAILGDIWKGRIRSSEVLQNSNRDKNVASSVNTAGFGDTTVGEGKQSSSVNAERTVESLEEKGVNNSGQGNGAEALSSSDPHVGKGDGIKEGEGIRSHAIDVMHDDLIPSILKGHDTCGAGETTRPSNSDNDMKFVENQPVDDLILTKHPKMEDIKLAPSFEFGNQLPDDSNFLFDVASLQQTANSDQLHQKSSNRVPPLDGGTSLDNLSLFYLDPQGVIQGPYMGIDIIMWFEQGYFGTDLPVRLSDAPADSAFQELGELMPHLKFKSGSSTCNNMVTTSQLSDTVVGSLEESVVSPAAGPDYKRSAVLNNQLWVSTSSDAISGIDFQSGVPNQEHQSELHLPDNQSFQNSVAQDEEIVFPGRPRSSNANHMRRSGADTHSSFSSPASHHSLVNEFSEAIMPKHQEDDKLHPFGLLMSELRDSSHLRRSHSSNLASSIDDQGQFLDSFDRDATIATQNSLGAISDQPALGQMWPDDYRRNTFLKSHPHQGSIDARQLFRREQELNGFDMAQQNYSSHPFSYTNELGIEQIPGFSHLQQLAHPAADMKQLLELKLQHQRHLELQQQRHLELQQQRHLELQQQRHLELQHQRQLELQQQRHLELQHQRQLELQQQQQLRLQQQRQLELEQQKQLELQQQHRLLQQQQIRFNEMKLLLQQQQQQHQQQLLLEQLLHSQMPDPGYGQLKVEPVRDNLLDQVQLRMQLLHELQQNSHARHLDPSLEQIIQAKIGQSALRGQPADLLDLRSQAKHANMLSSEQQLHFQQEQLRARQLSMALRQQSGLESEGHITGPWSVDEAGQFARSPGHHQAHSAGFSASDFYQQQQRLSSHEEQFNHHNWNHPLQEQHQRGLFEPGSVALNRSLSVPSVVTPGRNLEDINTRAQGLDFPDQHLYMHSTGQLTSFSSGIPSHSQQISDEFYATHPDMIESHSSGNDMLQENSWIEKQLRQLNLLGDRQRQDTEVNMTSVDSSVRTSTGCDGENSEQVLMDLISQNSGLQSVQSSEVDYQHKILSNKTREAFWPIAETQLSNLPFNLIPDPEVIVNRSFVEGTQNSNSNAQFKHSGNGERLILRSDSATLLEQPLFSSSIENSGSIGKSTLDKNLLELEGPKGKRHGSKGMSMSVSEIKDNSVEQAENSLDYGELPINAHSRHSSLSSVGGNGGLYNYEMGLDKSLGEVSNERLLARASTSQDVLTEPTSGAFVKQKSLVTLASDEGKGESVSNPVATRVTETQAFGKKDMRFRRTSSCSDAAVSETSFIDMLKKPVLPEADPLNGVALESSDVGAPAGKSGKKKGKKGRQIDPALLGFKVSSNRIMMGEIQRLED from the exons ATGGCTGACAGAAAGCTCGATCTGCCTGACGATCTCCTCTCCTTTAAGACTCTCGATCAACACCGCTCCGTCAAAG ATGAAGCTTGGGAAGGAACTGGTGAGGAGAAGTCCTTGATGGGGTTACTTGATGAGTCTAAAG ATCAAGCAACTTCGGAGAATAGCATACCATTGTCTCCGCAGTGGCTTTATGCTAAACCAGTTGATCCTAAGACATTGACTACAGGAGGG GAAATGCGGATACCAAATTCATTGCCCCTGGCAAACACAACTGACACTAATTTAAAAGACAGTTGGCGTTTAGATGGATCTCAAGACAAGAAAGACTGGAGGAAGACTGTGCCTGATATTGAAAGCAGTCGCCGCTGGCGCGAAGAGGAGAGAGAAACAGGCATACTTGGTAGAAGAGATCGCAGAAAAGAAGATCGTCGTGCGGATGTTACCTCATCTAGGGATATTTCTGAAACTAGAGCTTTGTCTTCTGCAGATCGTTGGCATGATCCTAGTAACCGTACTTCTGGGCATGAATCCCGGAGAGACAGCAAGTGGTCTTCAAGGTGGGGTCCTGAAGATAAAGAGAAGGAAACTCGAACTGAAAAGAGGACAGAAGCTGAGAAGGAAGATACTCAGATTGACAGACAATATTTTGCCAGTGGCAATCGCACAACTTCCGAGCGTGACAATGATTCTCGTGATAAGTGGAGGCCTCGTCATCGCATGGAAGTTCATGCAGGTGGGTCAGCTGCATACCGCTCTGCACCAGGATTTGGGTTGGAGAGGGGACGGGTAGAAAGCTCAAATATCCGATTTGCTCCTGGACGTGGTAGGTCTACTATCAGTGGAAGCCTACAAATAGGCAGGCCTCCCCATGTATCCGTTATTGGCTCTGTTCCTGTAGGCAAAATATCCAGCTCCTCAGCCGTGTATTGTTATCCTAGAGGAAAGCTTCTTGACATTTATCGTAAACAAAAACCTCTTCCCAATTTTGATTCCATACCTGATGAGATGGACCATTTATCACCAATAACAGAAGTAGCTTCCATTGAGCCTTTGGCTTTTGTTGCTCCTGATGCAGAGGAAGAG GCTATTCTTGGGGATATATGGAAAGGAAGGATTAGAAGTAGTGAAGTATTACAGAACTCTAATAGGGACAAAAATGTGGCATCAAGTGTTAATACTGCAG GATTTGGTGACACAACTGTAGGCGAGGGTAAACAGAGTTCTTCAGTTAATGCTGAAAGAACTGTTGAATCTTTGGAAGAAAAGGGTGTAAATAATTCTGGTCAAGGTAATGGTGCTGAGGCATTAAGCTCATCTGATCCCCATGTTGGCAAGG GGGATGGTATTAAAGAAGGTGAAGGTATTAGGTCACACGCAATTGATGTCATGCATGATGACTTGATACCTTCAATTTTGAAGGGACATGATACATGTGGTGCTGGAGAGACTACGAGGCCCAGTAACAGTGACAATGATATGAAATTTGTTGAAAACCAACCAGTAGATGATTTGATCCTCACAAAGCACCCCAAAATGGAAGATATTAAATTAGCTCCTTCTTTTGAATTTGGTAACCAGCTTCCCGATGATTCAAATTTTCTATTTGATGTTGCATCTCTGCAACAAACTGCAAACAGTGATCAGCTTCATCAAAAAAGCAGTAACAGGGTGCCTCCATTGGATGGTGGTACATCGCTAGATAATTTAAGTTTGTTCTATCTTGATCCTCAAGGAGTAATTCAGGGACCATACATGGGGATTGACATCATTATGTGGTTTGAGCAAGGTTATTTTGGAACTGATTTACCTGTTCGATTGTCAGATGCCCCTGCTGATTCAGCTTTTCAAGAACTTGGTGAACTCATGCCCCACCTGAAATTTAAATCAGGGTCCTCCACATGCAATAATATGGTTACAACATCACAGCTATCTGATACTGTTGTAGGCAGCTTGGAAGAGAGTGTAGTCTCTCCTGCTGCCGGACCTGATTATAAGAGGTCTGCTGTTTTAAATAATCAGCTGTGGGTTTCAACCAGTTCTGATGCTATTTCAGGTATTGATTTTCAATCAGGAGTTCCTAATCAGGAACATCAGTCTGAGCTCCATCTTCCTGACAATCAAAGCTTCCAAAATTCTGTTGCTCAAGATGAAG AAATTGTCTTTCCTGGGAGGCCTCGAAGCAGCAATGCTAATCATATGAGGAGATCTGGTGCTGATACGCACAGTTCATTTTCTAGTCCTGCAAGCCACCATTCCCTTGTTAATGAGTTTTCAGAAGCTATTATGCCCAAACATCAGGAGGATGATAAGTTGCATCCTTTTGGTCTGTTGATGTCTGAGCTCAGAGACAGCTCTCATTTGAGGCGTTCTCATTCATCCAATTTGGCTTCAAGCATAGATGACCAGGGTCAATTCCTGGATTCTTTTGACAGAGATGCTACAATTGCCACACAAAACTCCTTGGGTGCAATTTCTGATCAACCTGCTCTGGGGCAGATGTGGCCTGATGATTATAGACGGAATACATTTTTAAAATCCCACCCTCATCAAGGGTCTATAGATGCACGCCAATTATTTCGTAGAGAGCAAGAATTGAATGGTTTTGACATGGCACAACAAAATTATTCTTCTCATCCTTTTTCATATACAAATGAGTTGGGGATAGAGCAAATTCCTGGTTTTTCTCATCTACAGCAGTTGGCTCATCCAGCAGCAGACATGAAACAACTTTTGGAACTTAAGTTACAACATCAGCGACATCTTGAGCTTCAACAACAGCGACATCTTGAGCTTCAACAGCAGCGACATCTTGAACTTCAACAACAGCGACATCTTGAACTTCAACACCAGCGGCAGCTTGAACTTCAACAACAGCGGCATCTCGAACTTCAACACCAGCGGCAGCTTGAGCTTCAACAACAGCAGCAGCTCAGGCTGCAACAACAGAGGCAGCTTGAGCTTGAGCAACAGAAACAGCTTGAACTTCAACAACAGCATCGCTTGCTGCAACAGCAGCAGATTCGTTTCAACGAAATGAAGTTGCTGCTgcagcagcaacaacaacaacatcaacaacagttACTTCTGGAACAATTGTTGCACAGTCAGATGCCTGATCCTGGTTATGGACAGTTGAAGGTAGAACCTGTAAGAGATAACCTGCTCGATCAAGTTCAGTTACGGATGCAGCTTCTACATGAACTCCAACAGAATTCTCATGCAAGGCACCTTGATCCATCACTGGAGCAGATCATCCAGGCCAAGATTGGTCAGAGTGCACTACGGGGACAGCCAGCTGATTTACTGGACCTAAGATCACAAGCAAAGCATGCGAATATGCTTTCTTCAGAACAGCAGCTTCATTTCCAGCAAGAACAATTGCGAGCACGTCAGTTATCCATGGCATTGAGGCAGCAGTCAGGGCTAGAAAGTGAAGGGCATATAACTGGCCCATGGTCTGTTGATGAGGCTGGTCAGTTTGCCAGGAGTCCTGGTCATCACCAAGCTCATTCAGCGGGTTTTAGTGCTTCAGATTTTTATCAGCAACAGCAGAGGCTTTCTTCGCATGAGGAGCAATTCAACCACCATAACTGGAATCATCCTTTACAGGAACAACATCAGAGAGGGTTGTTTGAGCCTGGCTCTGTGGCATTAAATAGGTCATTGTCTGTTCCTTCTGTTGTCACTCCTGGAAGGAATTTGGAGGATATAAACACTCGAGCCCAAGGTCTAGATTTTCCTGATCAACATCTCTATATGCACTCAACTGGTCAGCtgacttctttttcttctggCATACCCTCACACTCCCAACAAATCTCTGATGAGTTTTATGCTACTCATCCAGATATGATAGAGAGCCACTCATCTGGGAATGATATGCTGCAGGAAAATAGCTGGATTGAAAAACAGTTGCGACAATTGAACCTTTTAGGTGATAGACAACGACAAGACACAGAAGTTAATATGACTTCTGTGGATTCAAGTGTGCGGACATCCACTGGCTGTGATGGGGAGAACTCAGAGCAAGTTCTAATGGATCTTATATCTCAAAATTCAGGTCTTCAATCTGTGCAGTCCTCAGAAGTTGATTACCAACATAAAATATTGTCTAATAAAACCCGGGAAGCCTTTTGGCCAATTGCTGAGACACAGTTGTCAAATCTTCCTTTTAATCTTATCCCAGATCCAGAAGTCATTGTGAACAGATCCTTTGTGGAAGGGACACAAAATTCCAATTCAAATGCACAATTCAAACATTCAGGGAATGGTGAAAGATTAATCCTCAGGTCTGATTCTGCTACACTATTAGAACAGCCATTGTTCTCCAGCAGCATAGAAAATTCAGGCTCTATTGGTAAATCAACATTGGATAAGAACTTATTAGAGCTGGAAGGACCTAAGGGGAAGAGGCATGGATCCAAAGGCATGAGCATGTCAGTTTCAGAGATCAAAGACAACTCAGTGGAGCAAGCAGAAAACTCTCTGGATTATGGAGAGCTGCCAATTAATGCCCATAGTAGGCATAGTTCTCTAAGTAGTGTTG GTGGAAATGGAGGCTTATACAATTATGAGATGGGGCTAGACAAGTCACTTGGAGAAGTATCAAATGAAAG GCTTCTAGCAAGAGCCTCGACTTCCCAGGATGTTTTGACTGAGCCGACTTCTGGAGCATTTGTCAAGCAGAAAAGTTTAGTAACTCTTGCATCTGATG AAGGGAAGGGAGAATCTGTCAGTAATCCTGTAGCAACCCGGGTTACTGAAACTCAAGCATTTGGCAAGAAAGATATGCGTTTTAGGAGGACCTCATCTTGCAGTGATGCTGCTGTTTCAGAGACATCGTTCATAGACATGCTTAAGAAGCCAGTCCTTCCAGAAGCTGATCCATTAAATGGAGTTGCTTTGGAGTCATCTGATGTTGGTGCACCAGCTGGGAAAAGTGGcaaaaagaaagggaagaaaGGAAGACAAATTGATCCTGCTCTCCTTGGCTTCAAAGTTTCTAGCAACCGGATTATGATGGGGGAGATCCAGCGGCTTGAAGATTAA
- the LOC123195586 gene encoding uncharacterized protein LOC123195586 isoform X4 yields the protein MADRKLDLPDDLLSFKTLDQHRSVKDEAWEGTGEEKSLMGLLDESKDQATSENSIPLSPQWLYAKPVDPKTLTTGGEMRIPNSLPLANTTDTNLKDSWRLDGSQDKKDWRKTVPDIESSRRWREEERETGILGRRDRRKEDRRADVTSSRDISETRALSSADRWHDPSNRTSGHESRRDSKWSSRWGPEDKEKETRTEKRTEAEKEDTQIDRQYFASGNRTTSERDNDSRDKWRPRHRMEVHAGGSAAYRSAPGFGLERGRVESSNIRFAPGRGRSTISGSLQIGRPPHVSVIGSVPVGKISSSSAVYCYPRGKLLDIYRKQKPLPNFDSIPDEMDHLSPITEVASIEPLAFVAPDAEEEAILGDIWKGRIRSSEVLQNSNRDKNVASSVNTAGFGDTTVGEGKQSSSVNAERTVESLEEKGVNNSGQGNGAEALSSSDPHVGKEGDGIKEGEGIRSHAIDVMHDDLIPSILKGHDTCGAGETTRPSNSDNDMKFVENQPVDDLILTKHPKMEDIKLAPSFEFGNQLPDDSNFLFDVASLQQTANSDQLHQKSSNRVPPLDGGTSLDNLSLFYLDPQGVIQGPYMGIDIIMWFEQGYFGTDLPVRLSDAPADSAFQELGELMPHLKFKSGSSTCNNMVTTSQLSDTVVGSLEESVVSPAAGPDYKRSAVLNNQLWVSTSSDAISGIDFQSGVPNQEHQSELHLPDNQSFQNSVAQDEEIVFPGRPRSSNANHMRRSGADTHSSFSSPASHHSLVNEFSEAIMPKHQEDDKLHPFGLLMSELRDSSHLRRSHSSNLASSIDDQGQFLDSFDRDATIATQNSLGAISDQPALGQMWPDDYRRNTFLKSHPHQGSIDARQLFRREQELNGFDMAQQNYSSHPFSYTNELGIEQIPGFSHLQQLAHPAADMKQLLELKLQHQRHLELQQQRHLELQQQRHLELQQQRHLELQHQRQLELQQQRHLELQHQRQLELQQQQQLRLQQQRQLELEQQKQLELQQQHRLLQQQQIRFNEMKLLLQQQQQQHQQQLLLEQLLHSQMPDPGYGQLKVEPVRDNLLDQVQLRMQLLHELQQNSHARHLDPSLEQIIQAKIGQSALRGQPADLLDLRSQAKHANMLSSEQQLHFQQEQLRARQLSMALRQQSGLESEGHITGPWSVDEAGQFARSPGHHQAHSAGFSASDFYQQQQRLSSHEEQFNHHNWNHPLQEQHQRGLFEPGSVALNRSLSVPSVVTPGRNLEDINTRAQGLDFPDQHLYMHSTGQLTSFSSGIPSHSQQISDEFYATHPDMIESHSSGNDMLQENSWIEKQLRQLNLLGDRQRQDTEVNMTSVDSSVRTSTGCDGENSEQVLMDLISQNSGLQSVQSSEVDYQHKILSNKTREAFWPIAETQLSNLPFNLIPDPEVIVNRSFVEGTQNSNSNAQFKHSGNGERLILRSDSATLLEQPLFSSSIENSGSIGKSTLDKNLLELEGPKGKRHGSKGMSMSVSEIKDNSVEQAENSLDYGELPINAHSRHSSLSSVGGNGGLYNYEMGLDKSLGEVSNERLLARASTSQDVLTEPTSGAFVKQKRKGESVSNPVATRVTETQAFGKKDMRFRRTSSCSDAAVSETSFIDMLKKPVLPEADPLNGVALESSDVGAPAGKSGKKKGKKGRQIDPALLGFKVSSNRIMMGEIQRLED from the exons ATGGCTGACAGAAAGCTCGATCTGCCTGACGATCTCCTCTCCTTTAAGACTCTCGATCAACACCGCTCCGTCAAAG ATGAAGCTTGGGAAGGAACTGGTGAGGAGAAGTCCTTGATGGGGTTACTTGATGAGTCTAAAG ATCAAGCAACTTCGGAGAATAGCATACCATTGTCTCCGCAGTGGCTTTATGCTAAACCAGTTGATCCTAAGACATTGACTACAGGAGGG GAAATGCGGATACCAAATTCATTGCCCCTGGCAAACACAACTGACACTAATTTAAAAGACAGTTGGCGTTTAGATGGATCTCAAGACAAGAAAGACTGGAGGAAGACTGTGCCTGATATTGAAAGCAGTCGCCGCTGGCGCGAAGAGGAGAGAGAAACAGGCATACTTGGTAGAAGAGATCGCAGAAAAGAAGATCGTCGTGCGGATGTTACCTCATCTAGGGATATTTCTGAAACTAGAGCTTTGTCTTCTGCAGATCGTTGGCATGATCCTAGTAACCGTACTTCTGGGCATGAATCCCGGAGAGACAGCAAGTGGTCTTCAAGGTGGGGTCCTGAAGATAAAGAGAAGGAAACTCGAACTGAAAAGAGGACAGAAGCTGAGAAGGAAGATACTCAGATTGACAGACAATATTTTGCCAGTGGCAATCGCACAACTTCCGAGCGTGACAATGATTCTCGTGATAAGTGGAGGCCTCGTCATCGCATGGAAGTTCATGCAGGTGGGTCAGCTGCATACCGCTCTGCACCAGGATTTGGGTTGGAGAGGGGACGGGTAGAAAGCTCAAATATCCGATTTGCTCCTGGACGTGGTAGGTCTACTATCAGTGGAAGCCTACAAATAGGCAGGCCTCCCCATGTATCCGTTATTGGCTCTGTTCCTGTAGGCAAAATATCCAGCTCCTCAGCCGTGTATTGTTATCCTAGAGGAAAGCTTCTTGACATTTATCGTAAACAAAAACCTCTTCCCAATTTTGATTCCATACCTGATGAGATGGACCATTTATCACCAATAACAGAAGTAGCTTCCATTGAGCCTTTGGCTTTTGTTGCTCCTGATGCAGAGGAAGAG GCTATTCTTGGGGATATATGGAAAGGAAGGATTAGAAGTAGTGAAGTATTACAGAACTCTAATAGGGACAAAAATGTGGCATCAAGTGTTAATACTGCAG GATTTGGTGACACAACTGTAGGCGAGGGTAAACAGAGTTCTTCAGTTAATGCTGAAAGAACTGTTGAATCTTTGGAAGAAAAGGGTGTAAATAATTCTGGTCAAGGTAATGGTGCTGAGGCATTAAGCTCATCTGATCCCCATGTTGGCAAGG AAGGGGATGGTATTAAAGAAGGTGAAGGTATTAGGTCACACGCAATTGATGTCATGCATGATGACTTGATACCTTCAATTTTGAAGGGACATGATACATGTGGTGCTGGAGAGACTACGAGGCCCAGTAACAGTGACAATGATATGAAATTTGTTGAAAACCAACCAGTAGATGATTTGATCCTCACAAAGCACCCCAAAATGGAAGATATTAAATTAGCTCCTTCTTTTGAATTTGGTAACCAGCTTCCCGATGATTCAAATTTTCTATTTGATGTTGCATCTCTGCAACAAACTGCAAACAGTGATCAGCTTCATCAAAAAAGCAGTAACAGGGTGCCTCCATTGGATGGTGGTACATCGCTAGATAATTTAAGTTTGTTCTATCTTGATCCTCAAGGAGTAATTCAGGGACCATACATGGGGATTGACATCATTATGTGGTTTGAGCAAGGTTATTTTGGAACTGATTTACCTGTTCGATTGTCAGATGCCCCTGCTGATTCAGCTTTTCAAGAACTTGGTGAACTCATGCCCCACCTGAAATTTAAATCAGGGTCCTCCACATGCAATAATATGGTTACAACATCACAGCTATCTGATACTGTTGTAGGCAGCTTGGAAGAGAGTGTAGTCTCTCCTGCTGCCGGACCTGATTATAAGAGGTCTGCTGTTTTAAATAATCAGCTGTGGGTTTCAACCAGTTCTGATGCTATTTCAGGTATTGATTTTCAATCAGGAGTTCCTAATCAGGAACATCAGTCTGAGCTCCATCTTCCTGACAATCAAAGCTTCCAAAATTCTGTTGCTCAAGATGAAG AAATTGTCTTTCCTGGGAGGCCTCGAAGCAGCAATGCTAATCATATGAGGAGATCTGGTGCTGATACGCACAGTTCATTTTCTAGTCCTGCAAGCCACCATTCCCTTGTTAATGAGTTTTCAGAAGCTATTATGCCCAAACATCAGGAGGATGATAAGTTGCATCCTTTTGGTCTGTTGATGTCTGAGCTCAGAGACAGCTCTCATTTGAGGCGTTCTCATTCATCCAATTTGGCTTCAAGCATAGATGACCAGGGTCAATTCCTGGATTCTTTTGACAGAGATGCTACAATTGCCACACAAAACTCCTTGGGTGCAATTTCTGATCAACCTGCTCTGGGGCAGATGTGGCCTGATGATTATAGACGGAATACATTTTTAAAATCCCACCCTCATCAAGGGTCTATAGATGCACGCCAATTATTTCGTAGAGAGCAAGAATTGAATGGTTTTGACATGGCACAACAAAATTATTCTTCTCATCCTTTTTCATATACAAATGAGTTGGGGATAGAGCAAATTCCTGGTTTTTCTCATCTACAGCAGTTGGCTCATCCAGCAGCAGACATGAAACAACTTTTGGAACTTAAGTTACAACATCAGCGACATCTTGAGCTTCAACAACAGCGACATCTTGAGCTTCAACAGCAGCGACATCTTGAACTTCAACAACAGCGACATCTTGAACTTCAACACCAGCGGCAGCTTGAACTTCAACAACAGCGGCATCTCGAACTTCAACACCAGCGGCAGCTTGAGCTTCAACAACAGCAGCAGCTCAGGCTGCAACAACAGAGGCAGCTTGAGCTTGAGCAACAGAAACAGCTTGAACTTCAACAACAGCATCGCTTGCTGCAACAGCAGCAGATTCGTTTCAACGAAATGAAGTTGCTGCTgcagcagcaacaacaacaacatcaacaacagttACTTCTGGAACAATTGTTGCACAGTCAGATGCCTGATCCTGGTTATGGACAGTTGAAGGTAGAACCTGTAAGAGATAACCTGCTCGATCAAGTTCAGTTACGGATGCAGCTTCTACATGAACTCCAACAGAATTCTCATGCAAGGCACCTTGATCCATCACTGGAGCAGATCATCCAGGCCAAGATTGGTCAGAGTGCACTACGGGGACAGCCAGCTGATTTACTGGACCTAAGATCACAAGCAAAGCATGCGAATATGCTTTCTTCAGAACAGCAGCTTCATTTCCAGCAAGAACAATTGCGAGCACGTCAGTTATCCATGGCATTGAGGCAGCAGTCAGGGCTAGAAAGTGAAGGGCATATAACTGGCCCATGGTCTGTTGATGAGGCTGGTCAGTTTGCCAGGAGTCCTGGTCATCACCAAGCTCATTCAGCGGGTTTTAGTGCTTCAGATTTTTATCAGCAACAGCAGAGGCTTTCTTCGCATGAGGAGCAATTCAACCACCATAACTGGAATCATCCTTTACAGGAACAACATCAGAGAGGGTTGTTTGAGCCTGGCTCTGTGGCATTAAATAGGTCATTGTCTGTTCCTTCTGTTGTCACTCCTGGAAGGAATTTGGAGGATATAAACACTCGAGCCCAAGGTCTAGATTTTCCTGATCAACATCTCTATATGCACTCAACTGGTCAGCtgacttctttttcttctggCATACCCTCACACTCCCAACAAATCTCTGATGAGTTTTATGCTACTCATCCAGATATGATAGAGAGCCACTCATCTGGGAATGATATGCTGCAGGAAAATAGCTGGATTGAAAAACAGTTGCGACAATTGAACCTTTTAGGTGATAGACAACGACAAGACACAGAAGTTAATATGACTTCTGTGGATTCAAGTGTGCGGACATCCACTGGCTGTGATGGGGAGAACTCAGAGCAAGTTCTAATGGATCTTATATCTCAAAATTCAGGTCTTCAATCTGTGCAGTCCTCAGAAGTTGATTACCAACATAAAATATTGTCTAATAAAACCCGGGAAGCCTTTTGGCCAATTGCTGAGACACAGTTGTCAAATCTTCCTTTTAATCTTATCCCAGATCCAGAAGTCATTGTGAACAGATCCTTTGTGGAAGGGACACAAAATTCCAATTCAAATGCACAATTCAAACATTCAGGGAATGGTGAAAGATTAATCCTCAGGTCTGATTCTGCTACACTATTAGAACAGCCATTGTTCTCCAGCAGCATAGAAAATTCAGGCTCTATTGGTAAATCAACATTGGATAAGAACTTATTAGAGCTGGAAGGACCTAAGGGGAAGAGGCATGGATCCAAAGGCATGAGCATGTCAGTTTCAGAGATCAAAGACAACTCAGTGGAGCAAGCAGAAAACTCTCTGGATTATGGAGAGCTGCCAATTAATGCCCATAGTAGGCATAGTTCTCTAAGTAGTGTTG GTGGAAATGGAGGCTTATACAATTATGAGATGGGGCTAGACAAGTCACTTGGAGAAGTATCAAATGAAAG GCTTCTAGCAAGAGCCTCGACTTCCCAGGATGTTTTGACTGAGCCGACTTCTGGAGCATTTGTCAAGCAGAAAA GGAAGGGAGAATCTGTCAGTAATCCTGTAGCAACCCGGGTTACTGAAACTCAAGCATTTGGCAAGAAAGATATGCGTTTTAGGAGGACCTCATCTTGCAGTGATGCTGCTGTTTCAGAGACATCGTTCATAGACATGCTTAAGAAGCCAGTCCTTCCAGAAGCTGATCCATTAAATGGAGTTGCTTTGGAGTCATCTGATGTTGGTGCACCAGCTGGGAAAAGTGGcaaaaagaaagggaagaaaGGAAGACAAATTGATCCTGCTCTCCTTGGCTTCAAAGTTTCTAGCAACCGGATTATGATGGGGGAGATCCAGCGGCTTGAAGATTAA